The proteins below are encoded in one region of Gopherus flavomarginatus isolate rGopFla2 chromosome 12, rGopFla2.mat.asm, whole genome shotgun sequence:
- the FKBPL gene encoding FK506-binding protein-like, with protein sequence MEAAAVANGKAEGGGAANGMSGASRGAEPRGAGPEDQRENLEVPNQPADTWVAPDGAFTKRILRPGAELDKPTLGALCQVFLEAPPGAPLGYPTDCWAQLQLGEGDAAWDGLVDACLETMVPGERAELWAPGGAVLGLHLASFAPAPEPWQLDPAEKWALALRHKERGSERYRAGEVGAAARRYARALQLAIAAGPAPPDPEHTRLRADLHANLAACQLRLAQPAHAARNCTKALALRPQHAKARYRRGLARAAMNDLEGAAEDFRGLLAAEPGNTAARRELDRVGQRARERDARLARAMSKLFS encoded by the coding sequence ATGGAGGCAGCAGCAGTGGCCAATGGGAAGGCAGAGGGCGGCGGAGCGGCCAATGGGATGAGTGGTGCCAGCAGAGGCGCTGAGCCCCGGGGCGCGGGGCCAGAAGACCAGAGAGAGAACCTGGAGGTGCCCAATCAGCCGGCGGACACCTGGGTGGCACCAGACGGTGCCTTCACCAAGCGGATCCTGCGGCCGGGCGCAGAGCTGGACAAGCCAACGCTGGGCGCCCTGTGCCAGGTCTTCCTGGAGGCGCCGCCAGGGGCACCCCTGGGGTACCCCACCGACTGctgggcccagctgcagctgggggagggggatgctgcCTGGGACGGCCTGGTGGACGCCTGCTTGGAGACCATGGTGCCGGGGGAGCGGGCCGAGCTGTGGGCCCCAGGCGGAGCTGTCCTGGGGCTGCACCTGGCCTCCTTCGCCCCCGCCCCGGAGCCCTGGCAGCTGGACCCGGCAGAGAAGTGGGCGCTGGCCCTGAGGCACAAGGAACGCGGCTCGGAGCGCTACCGGGCCGGCGAGGTGGGGGCGGCTGCCCGGCGCTACGCCCGGGCCCTGCAGCTGGCCATCGCCGCCGGCCCGGCCCCCCCAGATCCAGAGCACACCCGCCTGCGGGCCGACCTGCACGCCAACCTGGCCGCCTGCCAGCTGCGGCTCGCCCAGCCGGCCCACGCCGCCCGCAACTGCACCAAGGCACTGGCGCTgcggccccagcacgccaaggcCCGCTACCGCCGCGGCCTGGCCCGCGCCGCCATGAACGACCTGGAGGGGGCAGCCGAGGACTTCCGGGGGCTGCTGGCGGCCGAGCCAGGGAACACGGCCGCCCGCAGGGAGCTGGACAGGGTGGGGCAGCGGGCGCGGGAGCGGGACGCCCGCCTGGCCCGAGCCATGAGCAAGCTCTTCTCTTGA